A single Lancefieldella parvula DSM 20469 DNA region contains:
- a CDS encoding discoidin domain-containing protein — MTSRLRKVSAICAALAFVLGVFYIAQPTYAEEQPAEVRSQSTTQMNSAPENVNVNIINDTTNRVQNFNSNWKFKLGDASGAENTTYDDSSWESVNLPHDYSIDQPYSQSGEAESAYKPGGEGWYRKTFEVASNLQGKRFRLDFDGVYMDSTVWVNGHMLGTHPYGYTPFAFDITPYIKPGEQNVITVRVNAQTPSSRWYSGAGIGRDVDLVVTNPVHVSKDGVKATAPNLASEVGGSVTTQLTTSVTNSSDSPVNVQVVQTVFARGTSPQQAIASVTTERSINANTTDTFNASAITSSSPALWDIDNPNLYTVRTEVKVDGNVVDTYDTTFGYRYFSFDAEKGFLLNGMPVKIKGVCMHHDQGALGSVSTADAVRRQVQILKNMGANAIRTSHNTPSRELIEACNEQGVLLDYEFFDGWTAAKNGNSKDYARFFSTVMGESELIGGDANKTWAQFDIEASVARDYNAPSIVMWSLGNEMTEGTYGIYGLAQVQNSLIAWTQAVDPTRPVTTGDNRLKRGSNELNPQGISDAGGIVGMNYAGGSTYDSIHSQHPDWKLIGSETASSINSRGIYSTHSRDNSSQQLTAYDYSRVNWGHYASQAWYDVLTRDFVAGEFVWTGFDYLGEPTPWNGVDPGAKGRWPSPKNSYFGIIDTAGLPKDSYYFYQSQWNDAVHTLHLLPAWNGDAVKKNRDGTVDISVYTDAHAVRLYFTPAGSTEKQDLGLKTFTTKTTPTNGFTYQIYEGADKSTDEFRNLYLTWQVPYADGTITAEAYDEAGNVIDTSSWDGRQSLTTAGQPKKLSVSANRSSMSANGTDLTYLTVDVVDENGNRVPNANNKVTFDVFGSGKLAGIDNGSAPDHQSYRDANRDAFSGQVVGIVQAGTKAGEVTVRVSADGLEPTEVTIPVTPANTSDDTPQKTVGSLFYSRYYYVKTGSSLTLPKTIQARYTDGTASDEPVVWDLYDAEKLNSAGTFTVSGTVAGVRATVTVTVLDNIAALMNYSTTTPVGQNPILPDARPAVQADGTVLRANFPVTWNAVPEGSYNQEGTVTVTGTANVFGRDMSVTATVRVQRETVTLGENVAPVASVSQDIPEDKQSDTLSAITDGSTSVAANQGGGANPTCWTTYKNAQAGNQTASITFRYATQQRIGQARVHFFVDSYSARLPKPGSTIIEVSENGEDWTRVDAQETVGQAQGRVTPYTYNFAPVTATYVRFTITNSDEVLAGRKPCTGITEVELFSAVGSFTTNNTASFDSLSVNGKQVSEDALAAGEYNTPALLTNVEAQTKDNAALTVLPPYQNKVKMLLESEDHTSRSTFTVNLGVDQPITGDSDAQDYPVDKMLVSAGSEVEDRYVSPNEGKVLLAFDGNPSTYWHSTWAPSSTDDHWVQMELDEPTTIEALRYLPRPNSPANGTVTEALVEYSDDGVTWHEAGRATWTSPTSPDYTPDWKIVKFNQPVTAKYFRLTGVHTYADGGRNDKFMSAAEIRLRTTKETTDISHARIEAPSTLTVDSVSESNPAMFNPSDVHVYVPSTKSGESRRTRRSVTDETELRYGIDYVLEYENNTSEGTATVRARGIDSYAGTTAPTPFTVALTQVVVDSVSVASTPTKTAYTVGEKLDPSGLKLTLAMSNGTSQEVTYSEDNKDDFTFDPSAEAAFDTAGTHEITVTYQGKSATFEVTVTQATNPANPTDPTNPTNPSDPTNPTNPADPSNPANPTDPSNPDGNQSADNGANNVNSNTDQGNSSKKKRTSALPGMGDPVTLVAACGLLTIGITCAGGGYWVRRRRH; from the coding sequence ATGACAAGTCGTTTGCGCAAAGTATCTGCAATATGTGCGGCATTAGCTTTTGTGTTAGGTGTGTTTTATATAGCTCAACCCACGTATGCAGAAGAGCAACCTGCTGAGGTGAGGTCTCAATCAACAACGCAAATGAATTCTGCGCCTGAAAATGTTAACGTTAACATTATTAATGACACCACGAATCGTGTGCAGAACTTCAATTCAAACTGGAAGTTCAAACTTGGTGATGCATCAGGTGCAGAAAACACAACGTACGATGACTCTTCTTGGGAATCAGTTAATCTTCCTCACGACTACAGCATAGATCAGCCCTATTCTCAGTCCGGAGAGGCAGAAAGCGCCTATAAACCTGGTGGAGAGGGTTGGTATAGAAAGACTTTTGAAGTTGCTTCCAATCTTCAAGGAAAGCGTTTTCGTTTAGATTTTGATGGCGTCTACATGGATTCAACTGTGTGGGTCAATGGCCATATGTTGGGTACTCATCCGTATGGTTACACGCCGTTTGCTTTTGATATCACGCCATACATTAAACCTGGCGAGCAAAACGTCATTACCGTTCGTGTAAACGCACAAACACCAAGTAGTCGTTGGTATTCGGGCGCTGGTATTGGCCGTGACGTTGATCTTGTGGTGACAAATCCTGTTCATGTTTCAAAAGATGGTGTAAAAGCAACTGCTCCAAATCTTGCATCTGAGGTTGGCGGAAGCGTTACCACTCAATTGACCACTTCAGTAACAAATTCATCTGATTCACCTGTAAATGTACAGGTAGTACAGACTGTCTTTGCTCGCGGAACTTCTCCCCAGCAGGCTATTGCATCCGTTACCACAGAGCGTAGTATCAATGCAAACACAACTGATACGTTTAACGCTTCTGCGATTACTTCATCTTCACCAGCGCTTTGGGATATTGATAACCCCAATCTCTATACCGTACGCACTGAAGTAAAGGTAGACGGAAACGTTGTTGATACCTATGACACAACCTTTGGATATCGTTATTTTAGCTTTGATGCCGAGAAGGGCTTCTTACTGAACGGTATGCCTGTCAAGATAAAAGGTGTTTGTATGCACCATGACCAGGGCGCACTTGGCTCTGTATCTACTGCCGATGCAGTTAGGAGACAGGTACAGATTCTTAAGAATATGGGCGCCAATGCCATTCGTACTTCTCATAACACACCCTCTCGCGAGCTTATTGAGGCATGTAACGAGCAAGGTGTCTTATTAGACTATGAGTTCTTTGACGGTTGGACTGCCGCAAAGAACGGTAATAGCAAGGATTACGCAAGGTTTTTCTCAACGGTGATGGGGGAATCTGAGCTTATTGGTGGCGACGCAAACAAGACGTGGGCACAGTTTGATATTGAGGCCAGTGTTGCACGTGATTACAATGCGCCATCCATTGTGATGTGGTCGCTTGGTAATGAGATGACTGAGGGTACCTATGGTATTTATGGTTTAGCTCAGGTCCAAAATAGTCTAATTGCCTGGACACAGGCTGTTGATCCAACTCGCCCTGTTACTACAGGAGATAACCGACTTAAGCGTGGATCAAATGAGCTAAATCCTCAGGGAATTTCTGATGCTGGCGGTATTGTTGGCATGAACTACGCTGGTGGTTCTACGTACGATAGTATTCACAGCCAACATCCAGATTGGAAACTTATTGGCTCTGAAACAGCTTCGTCAATTAATAGTCGTGGTATTTACAGTACTCATAGTAGAGACAACTCTTCTCAGCAGCTTACTGCATACGATTATTCTCGTGTTAATTGGGGTCATTATGCTTCCCAAGCATGGTATGACGTACTGACACGTGATTTTGTTGCTGGAGAATTTGTTTGGACTGGCTTTGATTATCTGGGTGAGCCAACTCCTTGGAACGGAGTTGATCCTGGCGCAAAAGGTAGATGGCCATCTCCAAAGAATTCTTATTTTGGCATCATTGATACTGCTGGTTTGCCAAAAGATTCGTATTATTTCTATCAGAGCCAGTGGAATGATGCTGTTCACACATTGCACTTACTTCCTGCATGGAATGGTGATGCTGTAAAGAAAAACCGTGATGGCACTGTTGACATATCGGTTTATACCGATGCTCACGCTGTCAGGCTTTATTTCACTCCTGCTGGCTCAACAGAGAAGCAAGATTTAGGTCTCAAGACATTTACAACAAAAACAACACCAACTAATGGTTTTACGTATCAGATTTATGAAGGGGCCGATAAGAGTACTGACGAGTTCAGAAATCTATATCTGACCTGGCAAGTTCCGTATGCTGACGGCACTATCACCGCCGAAGCATACGATGAAGCAGGCAATGTTATTGATACTTCGAGCTGGGATGGCCGTCAGAGTCTAACTACCGCAGGTCAACCAAAGAAACTTTCAGTATCAGCAAACCGCTCTTCTATGAGCGCAAACGGTACCGATTTGACATATTTGACCGTAGATGTTGTTGACGAGAATGGCAATCGTGTTCCAAACGCTAACAATAAGGTAACGTTTGATGTTTTTGGATCTGGCAAATTAGCAGGAATTGATAACGGCAGCGCGCCCGATCATCAGTCATATCGCGACGCTAACCGAGACGCGTTCTCGGGACAGGTTGTGGGAATTGTTCAGGCGGGAACAAAAGCGGGTGAGGTTACCGTACGTGTTTCTGCTGACGGCTTAGAGCCAACAGAGGTTACCATTCCAGTTACTCCTGCAAATACAAGCGATGATACTCCTCAGAAGACAGTTGGAAGTCTGTTCTATTCTCGTTATTACTACGTTAAAACAGGCTCTTCACTGACATTACCTAAAACAATTCAGGCTCGATATACTGACGGAACAGCTTCGGATGAGCCTGTTGTTTGGGATTTATATGATGCCGAGAAACTCAACTCTGCAGGTACCTTTACTGTTTCTGGAACAGTTGCAGGTGTTCGAGCTACCGTAACGGTGACGGTATTAGACAATATTGCCGCTCTTATGAACTACTCGACAACAACACCAGTTGGTCAAAACCCTATTCTTCCTGATGCACGACCAGCAGTTCAGGCGGACGGCACCGTTTTACGGGCTAATTTCCCAGTAACTTGGAATGCTGTTCCCGAGGGCTCCTATAACCAGGAGGGAACAGTTACTGTCACTGGTACCGCAAACGTTTTTGGCCGTGATATGTCCGTCACAGCAACTGTGCGTGTGCAGCGAGAGACTGTAACGTTGGGTGAGAATGTTGCTCCTGTTGCATCAGTCTCGCAGGATATTCCTGAAGACAAACAGAGTGACACACTTTCTGCTATTACTGACGGCTCTACTTCAGTTGCAGCCAATCAAGGCGGTGGAGCTAATCCAACTTGTTGGACAACGTACAAGAACGCACAGGCAGGAAACCAAACTGCGTCCATTACGTTCCGCTACGCAACTCAGCAGAGAATTGGTCAGGCTCGCGTTCACTTCTTTGTAGACTCTTACTCCGCAAGGTTGCCTAAGCCAGGATCAACTATCATCGAGGTTTCTGAGAATGGCGAGGATTGGACTAGGGTTGACGCACAAGAAACAGTTGGACAAGCACAAGGTCGTGTAACTCCTTACACGTATAATTTTGCTCCGGTAACCGCTACGTATGTGCGTTTTACCATTACCAACTCTGATGAGGTTCTTGCTGGAAGAAAGCCGTGTACAGGTATTACTGAAGTTGAGCTCTTCAGTGCTGTTGGGTCATTTACTACAAATAATACGGCTTCATTTGATTCGCTTTCTGTAAATGGAAAACAGGTAAGTGAAGATGCTCTAGCAGCAGGGGAGTACAACACACCAGCTCTTCTCACTAACGTAGAGGCGCAGACAAAAGATAACGCTGCACTGACTGTACTGCCTCCTTATCAAAATAAAGTTAAGATGCTCCTTGAATCTGAGGATCATACTTCTAGGAGTACGTTTACTGTTAATCTGGGAGTTGATCAGCCAATTACTGGCGATAGTGATGCTCAAGATTACCCGGTAGATAAGATGCTTGTCTCGGCAGGTAGTGAAGTTGAGGATAGATACGTAAGTCCAAATGAAGGCAAGGTTTTGCTGGCGTTTGACGGTAATCCTAGTACATATTGGCACTCCACTTGGGCACCAAGTTCAACCGATGACCACTGGGTTCAGATGGAACTTGATGAGCCAACAACTATTGAGGCGCTGAGATATCTACCTCGTCCTAATAGCCCAGCAAATGGAACTGTTACTGAAGCGTTGGTTGAGTACAGTGACGATGGTGTTACTTGGCATGAGGCGGGGCGTGCTACATGGACTTCTCCTACCAGCCCTGATTACACTCCTGACTGGAAAATAGTCAAGTTTAATCAACCAGTTACGGCTAAGTATTTCCGTCTAACTGGTGTCCATACGTATGCAGATGGTGGACGTAACGATAAATTCATGAGTGCAGCAGAGATTCGCCTGCGTACTACAAAGGAAACAACTGATATTTCTCATGCACGTATAGAAGCACCTAGTACCCTGACAGTTGATTCTGTGAGTGAGTCTAACCCTGCGATGTTTAATCCGTCTGACGTGCATGTGTATGTCCCATCAACAAAAAGTGGAGAATCTCGACGCACAAGGCGTTCAGTTACCGATGAGACTGAGCTGAGATATGGCATTGATTACGTTCTTGAGTACGAGAACAATACATCTGAGGGAACCGCAACAGTACGTGCTCGGGGAATTGATTCGTATGCCGGCACAACTGCGCCTACACCGTTTACGGTTGCTCTTACACAGGTGGTGGTTGATAGTGTATCGGTTGCTTCAACTCCTACTAAGACTGCGTACACTGTAGGTGAGAAGCTTGATCCGTCAGGGCTCAAGTTGACGCTTGCCATGAGTAACGGAACGTCGCAGGAGGTAACATATAGCGAAGATAACAAGGATGACTTTACGTTTGATCCTTCAGCAGAGGCTGCGTTTGATACTGCTGGTACACATGAGATTACGGTGACCTATCAGGGTAAGTCTGCTACGTTTGAGGTTACTGTTACACAAGCAACAAACCCTGCCAATCCAACAGATCCAACAAATCCGACTAACCCATCGGATCCAACAAACCCAACGAATCCAGCAGATCCTTCTAACCCCGCCAATCCAACAGATCCATCCAATCCAGATGGCAATCAGAGCGCTGACAATGGTGCCAACAATGTTAATAGCAATACTGACCAGGGAAATTCTTCTAAGAAGAAGCGCACTTCTGCACTTCCTGGTATGGGTGACCCAGTTACGTTAGTTGCAGCATGCGGATTGCTTACTATAGGTATTACGTGCGCTGGCGGGGGATATTGGGTACGTAGGCGCAGGCATTAG
- a CDS encoding PIN domain-containing protein, which produces MKLLIDANVLLDVFLCREQFVADAKKLFIMKQFKDAELWIAAQSYTDLYYVGAKAHGSDRMQKILKEVFPLLNVCSIDGADISYALDEQWKDFEDCLIWRAAKKIKADYIVTRNVADFTRSDIPVLTPGEFFSTMEAEQNLVYEEVEF; this is translated from the coding sequence AACGTTTTGCTGGACGTCTTTTTGTGCAGAGAGCAGTTTGTTGCCGACGCTAAAAAACTTTTTATAATGAAGCAGTTTAAGGACGCTGAGCTGTGGATAGCAGCTCAGTCATACACAGATCTCTACTATGTTGGCGCTAAGGCTCATGGCTCTGATCGCATGCAAAAAATTCTAAAAGAGGTATTTCCGCTGCTTAACGTATGTTCTATTGATGGTGCAGACATTTCGTATGCGCTTGATGAGCAGTGGAAAGATTTTGAGGACTGTCTTATTTGGCGAGCGGCTAAAAAGATAAAGGCAGACTATATCGTCACAAGAAATGTGGCAGATTTTACTCGCTCGGATATACCAGTGCTTACACCTGGTGAGTTTTTCTCGACAATGGAAGCTGAGCAAAATCTTGTCTATGAAGAGGTTGAATTTTAA
- a CDS encoding MBL fold metallo-hydrolase yields MNPTFHLHILASGSKGNCTLLETPDGLIMIDCGISRKEILRRSKELNVNLSTIVAIFITHEHTDHVVGLPVVSKTFDVPVFATTGTAAALTGRKSCQNVTFTLIDQAGSVHIDAAPDIEINTFPTSHDVCEPMGMRFDFLAGPDRRIVDSVGYCTDTGILTPEALECLSDVRILAIESNHNEHMLLTGPYPYMLKQRVHGDSGHISNEYTAQALSQLVGPNTRCVVGMHLSHENNRPSVAVKTLAEAIGAKPLNEAFTEAQTPDGSLTVCVASQDWPMSL; encoded by the coding sequence ATGAATCCCACGTTTCACTTACATATTCTTGCCAGTGGATCAAAGGGCAACTGTACCCTACTAGAAACGCCTGATGGTCTTATTATGATTGATTGTGGAATCTCAAGAAAAGAGATTCTACGTCGATCTAAAGAGCTAAACGTTAATCTCTCTACGATCGTGGCCATCTTTATTACGCACGAGCATACTGACCACGTCGTGGGTCTTCCGGTAGTCAGTAAAACTTTTGATGTTCCGGTATTTGCTACAACGGGAACTGCCGCTGCGCTTACAGGGAGAAAGTCTTGCCAGAACGTCACGTTTACCCTTATTGACCAGGCAGGTTCTGTCCATATTGATGCCGCACCAGACATTGAAATAAATACGTTTCCAACGTCGCACGATGTTTGTGAGCCTATGGGCATGCGCTTTGATTTTCTCGCTGGTCCCGATAGGCGCATTGTGGACTCTGTGGGTTACTGCACCGATACGGGCATCCTTACGCCAGAGGCTCTCGAGTGTCTCTCTGACGTGCGTATTCTTGCTATTGAGTCCAATCATAACGAGCATATGCTGCTCACGGGCCCTTATCCGTATATGCTCAAACAGCGTGTCCATGGAGACTCCGGCCACATATCAAACGAGTACACCGCACAGGCATTATCGCAGCTTGTAGGTCCAAATACACGTTGCGTTGTTGGTATGCATCTCTCTCACGAGAATAACCGTCCAAGTGTCGCCGTTAAAACGCTTGCTGAGGCGATTGGTGCAAAGCCGCTTAACGAAGCGTTCACTGAGGCGCAAACTCCTGACGGCTCTCTTACCGTCTGTGTAGCCAGCCAAGATTGGCCAATGTCACTCTAA
- a CDS encoding Hsp20/alpha crystallin family protein: protein MKNVVPYDRIARNLSTWPFGAIDSFFDAPYSALSSVSSDAFVMNVEDAGQSYVVTAELPGVSKEDIDVELNEGRLSITATRKESEEEKTKNYLHKESSEWQATRGVYLKDAAREGLSAKLDGGILTVTVPKQDQQASVTKIAID from the coding sequence ATGAAGAATGTAGTTCCCTATGATCGTATTGCAAGGAATCTGAGCACGTGGCCATTTGGGGCAATTGATTCTTTCTTTGATGCGCCTTATTCCGCATTGTCTTCTGTCTCGTCCGATGCATTTGTTATGAACGTTGAAGACGCAGGTCAGTCTTACGTGGTAACAGCTGAGCTTCCCGGTGTTTCTAAAGAGGATATTGACGTTGAGCTTAACGAGGGAAGGCTTTCAATCACCGCTACTCGCAAGGAGTCTGAGGAGGAGAAGACCAAGAATTACCTGCACAAAGAGTCTTCTGAGTGGCAGGCAACTCGTGGTGTATATCTGAAGGATGCAGCTCGAGAAGGTCTTTCTGCAAAGCTTGATGGTGGTATTTTGACCGTCACTGTTCCAAAGCAGGATCAGCAAGCTAGCGTTACAAAGATTGCTATTGACTAA
- the clpB gene encoding ATP-dependent chaperone ClpB yields the protein MRLDKWAVTAQEALQAALGIAGDAEASEVTPTHLLKALLDSNERNLRSILEKIGADPDSIATQVDQAISKAPKVSGAQIGIGNDLLKVINEAEKLATKLGDSYVTSEHLLTALANDNTDAGRILRDAGITAKRVEEVYNDLRGDERVTSQDAKPQFEALEQYGRNVTDLARQGKLDPVIGRVEEIRRTIQVLSRRTKNNPVLIGEPGVGKTAIVEGLAERIVSGDVPSTLRDKELVELDMSALVAGAKYRGEFEDRLKSVVKEVAKSNGQIILFIDELHTIVGAGASEGSMDAGNILKPALARGELRAIGATTLDEYRKYIEKDAALARRFQTVLVSEPTVEDTISILRGLKEKYEQHHRVRITDSALVAAADLSNRYISDRFLPDKAIDLVDEAASRLRMELDSMPAEIDAVDRQLTQMQIEEQALMKEEDAASKERLENLRAEIATTQEKLDGMKANWQNERGAIDLVQDLKSQIEEAKTQMERVTREGNLAQASELRYSTIPELERKYDEAEKALLAKQEDGGILKEEVTTDEIAEVVSSWTGVPVSKMMQGEMDKLKNLEDQLHLRVIGQDDAVSAVAAAVRRSRAGLADPNKPLGSFFFLGPTGVGKTELAKALAELLFDDERSLIRIDMSEYMEKFSVQRLIGAPPGYVGYDEGGQLTEAVRRHPYSVILLDEMEKAHPDVFNILLQVLDDGRLTDGQGRVVSFKNTIIIMTSNVGSQFIAGAGEEGLTEESRKQVMEALRSSFRPEFLNRIDDVVVFQPLGLEDIERIVDIQLKDVRSRLANERMTLELSEAAKQSLALDGLDPVYGARPLKRLIQRRVVDQVANLIIAGELSEGDTVLIDTDENGNLVARKK from the coding sequence ATGAGACTAGATAAATGGGCTGTAACCGCCCAGGAAGCACTGCAGGCAGCTCTTGGTATTGCTGGCGACGCAGAGGCTTCTGAGGTTACACCAACGCACCTGCTCAAGGCGTTGTTGGACAGCAACGAGCGCAACCTGCGTTCTATTTTGGAGAAGATTGGCGCAGATCCTGACAGCATTGCTACGCAGGTAGACCAGGCAATCTCCAAGGCTCCAAAGGTAAGTGGAGCACAGATTGGCATTGGCAACGACCTTCTCAAGGTTATTAACGAGGCCGAGAAGCTTGCCACCAAGCTGGGAGATTCTTACGTTACCTCTGAGCATTTGCTCACAGCGTTAGCAAACGATAACACTGACGCAGGTAGGATTCTTCGCGACGCCGGCATTACAGCCAAGCGTGTAGAAGAGGTGTACAACGATCTTCGCGGTGATGAGCGTGTAACCTCGCAGGATGCAAAGCCACAGTTTGAGGCGTTGGAGCAGTATGGTCGCAATGTGACCGATCTTGCTCGTCAGGGAAAGCTTGATCCAGTTATTGGCCGCGTCGAAGAAATTCGTCGCACCATTCAGGTTCTGAGCCGCCGCACCAAGAACAATCCTGTTCTCATTGGCGAGCCTGGTGTTGGTAAGACCGCAATCGTGGAAGGCCTGGCAGAACGCATTGTTTCTGGCGACGTTCCAAGTACCCTGCGCGATAAAGAGCTTGTTGAGCTTGACATGTCTGCCCTGGTAGCGGGTGCAAAGTACCGTGGTGAGTTTGAGGACCGCCTGAAGAGCGTGGTAAAAGAGGTGGCCAAGTCTAACGGCCAGATTATTCTCTTCATTGACGAGCTCCACACCATCGTAGGCGCTGGTGCTTCCGAGGGCTCCATGGACGCTGGCAACATCTTGAAGCCAGCACTTGCCCGTGGAGAGCTCCGTGCAATTGGTGCCACTACGCTGGATGAATACCGCAAGTACATCGAGAAGGACGCTGCTCTTGCACGTCGTTTCCAGACCGTACTTGTCTCTGAGCCTACTGTTGAAGATACCATTTCTATCTTGCGTGGCCTTAAGGAGAAGTACGAGCAGCACCACCGCGTCCGTATTACGGACTCCGCTTTGGTTGCAGCAGCAGACCTTTCTAACCGCTACATTTCTGACCGATTCTTGCCAGATAAGGCGATTGACTTGGTAGATGAGGCAGCGTCAAGACTTCGCATGGAGCTTGATTCTATGCCAGCAGAGATTGATGCGGTTGATCGTCAGCTTACTCAGATGCAGATTGAGGAGCAGGCTCTGATGAAGGAGGAGGACGCTGCTTCCAAGGAGCGCCTGGAGAACCTTCGCGCAGAGATTGCTACGACGCAGGAGAAGCTGGATGGCATGAAGGCCAACTGGCAGAACGAGCGCGGCGCAATTGACCTGGTACAGGACTTGAAATCCCAGATTGAGGAAGCAAAGACGCAGATGGAGCGTGTGACTCGCGAGGGTAATTTAGCGCAGGCATCTGAGCTTCGTTACAGCACTATTCCAGAGCTTGAACGTAAATACGATGAGGCAGAAAAGGCCCTTCTCGCCAAGCAGGAAGACGGCGGAATCCTCAAGGAAGAGGTCACCACGGACGAGATTGCCGAGGTAGTTTCTTCGTGGACCGGCGTGCCTGTGTCCAAGATGATGCAGGGCGAGATGGACAAGCTCAAGAACCTTGAGGACCAGCTTCACCTGCGCGTTATTGGTCAGGACGATGCTGTTTCCGCAGTTGCTGCAGCGGTCCGTCGTTCTCGCGCGGGTCTGGCAGATCCAAACAAGCCTCTGGGCAGCTTCTTCTTCCTGGGCCCAACCGGTGTGGGCAAGACCGAGCTGGCAAAGGCGCTGGCAGAGCTGCTGTTTGACGACGAGCGCTCGCTGATCCGCATTGATATGTCTGAGTACATGGAGAAGTTCTCGGTCCAGCGACTCATTGGCGCACCTCCAGGATACGTGGGTTATGACGAGGGTGGCCAGCTCACCGAGGCAGTTCGTAGGCATCCATACTCCGTCATCTTGCTGGACGAGATGGAGAAGGCCCATCCTGATGTCTTCAACATCTTGCTGCAGGTACTGGACGATGGTCGACTAACGGACGGTCAAGGTAGGGTAGTCAGCTTCAAGAACACCATCATTATCATGACCAGTAATGTTGGTTCGCAGTTCATTGCCGGTGCTGGCGAAGAGGGTCTTACTGAAGAGTCCAGAAAGCAAGTTATGGAGGCGCTACGTAGCTCCTTCCGCCCTGAGTTCTTGAACCGTATCGACGACGTGGTTGTCTTCCAGCCTTTGGGTCTTGAAGATATTGAGCGCATCGTTGATATTCAGCTCAAGGATGTTCGTAGTAGACTTGCTAACGAGCGCATGACGCTGGAGCTTTCTGAGGCTGCAAAGCAGTCACTGGCTCTTGATGGTCTGGATCCTGTTTATGGTGCTCGTCCTTTGAAGCGACTGATTCAGCGTCGCGTTGTTGACCAGGTAGCAAACTTGATTATTGCAGGTGAGCTGTCTGAGGGCGATACTGTTCTGATTGATACTGACGAGAACGGCAATTTGGTTGCTCGTAAGAAGTAA